The sequence AGCAGCCCGCAGTCGGCAGGGGAAGAGCCTTCACTCCGGCCGCTGCGTAGGACAGCAAGGTGGCCGCGTTACCGGCGAAATCAGCGGCGTCGTATGCCGAGGCAGCAAAGTCCAGTCGGTTGTTGGCAGGGGTGACAAACCATCGCTGCGGGGGGGTGGCAACAGTGGGCTCGTCGGTTTGCTGCGGGGACAGCAAGCTGTTGCCGAGTGGGACGCTGCGCTCCGTGCCAGGACAAGTCCCCACGCCAGGGTGAAAGCGAGATTTGGCATAAGTGCTGACAAATTGGTCCTGCAGGAAAGAGCTATGCATGGCATATCTCGCACCCGGCATGATCTGTGAACGCGGAGAGTCACCCGGTGATGGAGTTAGGCGGTCGATGTCGCAGCCTGTGTAGACACTGAGAGATGCAGAGAAAAACAGAGACAATTCAGTTAATCAACTGTGCGATAAAGCAGGGTTTCTAGAAGTTAGTGAAATGTAGGTGAATATAATATTCATGCTGTATTTAGTATGGCTAGATTATAATATCTTATGAGGGATAAAATTCCCCTCAATTGCATACGTTTGAAACATTTTTGGCAACACACCCATATCTTTACGCATGTAAAGTGTTTCCAAATAGGCCCTCAGCTTTATACAAATTATTAAAACATTGATCTATGCAAAGTTGCATTGCCACAAACGTATTGTTTCAGTTGTTTTACAACTACTTTTACAAGTTTAATATTGCAAGTGTTTAATTAGCTTATATTTTCAAAACCAGATAGGCCAAGCTCAAATTAAATTGTTTGCAATTTCCTCGGTTCatctataatcaatttaaaagtacaaaaacccatgtttttattttctcgATTTTTCTTAAATCTTATAACCCTTTAACCTATCCTATAGCTGCATTTTAGAGTTGCATTAAACAATTGTATTAAGATATTATCTGGTTCTTGATTTAGGAGTTTTATGGATTTATTCAAACAAAGAGACAATACCAAATAAAATTACATTGAATAAAAGTATTGTAAAAATAATAAGGAAAACCTTACGTGTCATAGTTGTCCCGAAATCCTTTAGCAAACGGATTGTGGTCAATTTTCAGTTGCGTAATCTGTGGAGAAATAACGCCATGATTAAGAAATATGCGGACTACAGCTCTTTCAATGTGAAAAATAATATTTCTTATACGTGTTATGCTTATTAAAATCCACATAATTGTTACAAACCAACGAGCTTAACATAACTATAatttgaaaatgcagaaaattcGGTTTATTTTCAACAACATTGAACAAATTAATATGAGCCTCGTTTGGGGGAACAATTTCAGGGTTGTGTGGGATATGAAGTGGTCTTACGTCGGTATTCTGGTAGGCTGTGACTGCGATGAATTGCGTTTCTGTGAAGGTGAAAGTCTGGACTCTTCCAGGTTGGCTGGTGTCTTCTGTCCCATCCTCGCTTACTTCCACCACATGGAGCCTGGGCTGGTACTTGTGGAGAGACTGCAGAACCACCATCTGGAGATCCAATTAAAGACGCGCGTCAGAAACTCAGCTCCAAACGTTGGATAGATGATTAAAGCAGCATGCTGATCTGATTTAGCTCTTTTATTCTATACTTATTTTTATAACGCATTACTAGTGAAATTGCACTGTAAAAAAACACAACTAAAACACCtagattaaaaataataatctgaAATGCAAAAGATAGGAagggaaaacatgtttttatttgtacaaCTTTTATTAcgtaaataatttttttttaaaagtttgTTATCAAACATGTTGCATTACCTGTCCCGTGTTGTTGGAGGCACCTTTGTTGTTTGTAAGCTTTAGCTTTCCAAATGATATTTCTTGACGCATCCAATGAGCTCCGGTATTTGGTGAGTCCGGGTGCATATAAACCCTATTTCCTATAAAAGAACACGCAAAATCAAAACggggttaattaaaaaaaaataataataagaaaaacatggccaggattttatttttgtatctgaATGTTGTCAAACTACACAGTGCAACTGTACAATAAAAAAAATCCCAAACAATTTGAATATGGAATAACAAATGTTAATTGtacaataaatgtaggaatttattatttgtattacctGTAACATTTGTGTCTGCTTTCCCACATGGCACCCACTTGCCTCCCTGAAATCGCCAGTGATTTGGATCAGCAAGTATTACATCCACAAATATATTGTAGTGAGCAGTTGGGTCAAGGCCAGAGATGTTGAAGCTTAAAAATGGAAACATTCGTCTGtggaaaataaagaaaaaacacaGATTTAGAAAACGCCTGCCATGACAAAAAATGGACATAAAATAGGTAAGATTCCTCCACCATGCTTTTTTATTTATGGAACGATGTGTTGATGATAGGCttatcaaaacatttgttttaactTTGGAAATAAACGCTTGTAAGTAATGTATTTAAACCTTCACCACGTACCGTCCTTGCTTTGTGATGATCATCTCTGTCTGGTGCCTGTGGAACTTCAGCCACAGGGCCCTGTTGCACAGATACACCTGCGCTTTCCCCGGAACCAGTCCTGCTTGCGCCGTGGAGAACTGGTAAAAAGCCCCTCCTTGGTAAGTGTGTCCATACTGTTGCGCGTACGGGTAGCCCGCTGCCGGATAGCCTTGAGGAGAAGTGTTGGTCAGAAGGCTGTTGTAAGCTCCATTAGTGATGACCGGGTGATGGGCCATATACCGGCTGGGACTTCCGATAGAAAATGCCGGGTGCGCTGGTCCATGCTGCGTCGGGTAAGGGAACATGGCACTGGGAGCTGCTGAGATTGACTGTGGCTGGGTAGATGGAGAAAAGATGCACCTTTCTCCTGCAGATCCATCGAAATTATGACGGATGTCAGAGACTCCGTGTAGACCAGGAGAGAGTTTGCCCCTCTGGACGTCCCCTGATGCGTCCTTGGAGTCGGGAAAATTGTCTGCCTCTGACTGATTCGTCATCTCCCCAGAGTTTTTTTTAAGAGGTGAACTTCTCTCCAGGTTGTCACTTGCCGATATAATAGGATGGTCCTGCAACGAAAGCTCTGATCCATCGGAGCTCGAGAAGCCACTGCCCACATTCATAAATTTATTGGAGAGATCACTCGCTGGCGAGATGCAATTCTCGACCTGCATTGCTCAATATGAAACCACTATTAGCTCAACCTATATCACAAGCTTTTAAACGCGCTTTCCTAATATAACATTATGAAAACGCCTTGTGCTACTGAAGGCAGCAAATTAGCCAATTGACACCATCCTGCGAACGGAACGGATTTTCTACCCGTCAGGCTCCCTGCTTTGCTAATGAAACAAGTATTGTCATTGGTTAACTCAAGGCTGTAATTTAATTAGACAGCTCTTAATTAGAACAATCTGAGCCGCGCTGTGAGCATAGTGATTTGTTTGTAGTGTGACATGGGCCTATTTGATTAGAATAAATGGACCCCGACTGTTTCTGATGTAGTATGAGCAGGAAAAATAAAAGTATAACGGTTCTAAATATTGTTTTCTACTGACAGCTCTCGCGTCAGCTGCGTCATTTACCTATTTGTCCACGTTATTTACCTATTTATGCGCCAAAGTGCCAAAGTATGTCTGCCGAGGAAACCAAGATATATTATTAACACACCAAAAATGACAGTCCATGACAGGCAGTGCATCTGATGCCTTAAAATGTTTGTGGTATAGCGTGAAATCATGGCGTCCCACTGAAGATGTGTTTATGAGTCCCAGTGCTGATAAATATGTAATGCCCTAAAGTTATGAACCCGTGGACTGATAACAGGGCTGCTTGGGTAAATACATCTCAGATAGTAAAAGAAAACCTCAAAATGGTTagaattacattttatttaatacaatcacttccttttttctgtcttttggaGAAGTTATGTACGAGTTAGAGGCTCATTAACTCACATTAAGTCTGATTGGTCGCACTTAATGAAGCATTTTCCactaaataatatttgaaaggaTTAATTAAATGTCAGCATGAAGCACATCTCTGATAACTTGTCATTTGTCATCGaaatgaaaataaaagagagcaaagcaaaacaacaaaacatttttaatatcATCTTTCCAAAAGTACCTGAAGACCTCACGTCATTTAATGAATTATTGTCAGGATGTTGATAAGGATTCAATAAATGTATGAATATTACACTAAAATCCTAGAACAGCTGCAGTCTTCTTGATGGTTATTTACACAAACTGTTTTTCAGGGGAAGGTGCTTAGAGTTTATTTAATGGttgtaagaccttttttaaattGGTGATAATCATTTCATTCTGATTTTTACACTTCTAGTGCATTGTACACCTGAACAATAATGTAACTCAATATAACCTTTATAAAGCCAGTCAGGCAGGTGTTGAACTCTTAACTGTTAGTTTTGTGGTTGTATTCAATTGCATTCTATTAAAAGGTTCTTCTCGTGTGTGTAAATTGGGGTAGACCAAACAGAAACtttaaataaaaagtagtgAAGATGTGGCCAATAACTGATTATTTTCCCTTCACTAAATAACTTTTGGTTTGCTACGGTGTCATTAACTTGCACAGCACTATCTGGACCAGATGATGGTAAGAAGACCAATCAGGGTCTATTTCTCGGTACATCCACGAGTTTGTCTCTCTGAGGAACTGCCATGAATCTCTGAAGCTAACAAGAGGGGTCATTACAGTCGGGCTATAGGGTCCAGCAATCTATTCCTGTGAAAAATGCAAGCACAGGCTTGTCTGTGCCCACGTAAAGAGGCCACTCTCTGCTCTGCTCATTACAGGATTATGGTTCGCTTCCATCACTGATCTTTAATAAGCAAAAtgggctgcccccccccccccacacacacacacacacacacacacacacacacacacacaccccccacccCCTGAACCAACCAATTGTTGAATCACCCGTGCAGCAACACACTTTGTCTCCCCAGGTGCTCTGGTGCCTATTTATCAGACTAAGTCCTGTATTTCTATTGGCTCAGCCAGCTAGTGGACATAACCAAAGAAGGGGAgggttaggggggggggggctgatttGTTATGCTGGTGGCCAGCCTTGTCCCTGGGGAAGATGGCATAGTGCAGATTAGGATCTCTTCCCCCTGTCTTGTACCAACCCCTCCATTGACCAGCTGAGCTTAATTCACTGGGTCCCTATGTACAGTATTTATGCTTTATCTACTCTAAAATCACCTTTTAACTTTAATTCTCATAATCCATGTCCACATTTTCAATTTGTTAATGCAGATAGGGTATAATACTAAAGCCTAAACACAATTGTAACAAAACGATTTGAAAGATCATTAGAAATAACTCAAAAAAGgctctttttaaataaaatcaGTTCTGGTTAACAATGTTAAATTGAGCATAACACagcgtgtgtgttttttttccaGGCCGCTGTATCACCATTTTTTATTGTTGTGCCAAAAAAATCTGCTTGCCACCTGGGTCTAATCTAATCAATGTGAATGACAAGGAGAGAAAAAGCCTGAAAGTGAGCACCGGCTCAGGGACTTTACCTAATGCCCAGCACTGTCACTTCAATGATATGATCACAGCACACAAAATGACAACAAAATTATAGCCAGCAAGGATATGGGGACATAGTGTGCTACTCCAGTCAGGTGAAATTGCTTTTTCCGACTATGAAATGGCTTGTCTCTTGTCGGATGGGTAAACATTTCCTTGTCAGGCCAGTAATAAGGAATGAGGCACACTGGGCTGAACTAAGAGGATAGAGCCAAGGTTATTTGGGATTCATGACAGGTAGTGGCTTATATTACAGCGGCACTAAAAATTTCATGGGAATGCATTTAAGATGGCCTTTAAGTTATTTATATGTTGTTTGCCAGACGTCACATTGCAATTTCCATCAATAAATCAAAGTGAAGTATTACTTCCTTTCTTCAAGGCTCTTAGATTTTTTAGGAAAACAGGCAATAGCTGTATTTACCTTAGTTGTTTAATTACCTAGCATGACCAATCTGATCAAGTGTGGGGGTGCTTTGTGTTTTGCTAACAGAACTATTGCCCCCTGTGGTTTCCTGCCATCAGTGATCTGCTCTGTCAGAGGGAATCAGGGTGCTCTTTGACAGGAAAGACAGCTGGAGGCCTGCTAAGGGGCGGAGTGGACATTTGTGGCTTTTAAACCCTTATTATCTGTCCTCCCTGGACACAACAAGACACGCGTCTACGCAGAAGTGCACTCCTACACCTGCTCATTATTGATGTCCGGACCTTACCACAAAGCTCACAGCAAATTAACCTCAGGACAGGTGATCGTGATGTTCACTGGAAGCACAAGTGACATGGCTCCTGTGCTAATACCTGAGCCTGCTCTCTAGAGATTATTCacccaaaacaaatatttatacaTTTGCTGATTTGTCTGGAACAGAGAACAATGCAAGATAACAGAGATTCTATTTTAATAATATTATTGATCTCTCTATTGTTGATGTATTTAGCTATACTACTTAGTTTCTGATCAGTTCACCGTGTATTCTATGCAAATCAagttttacaaaaataaaaatgaaagaaTAATACTCAAACTGTATTATTTCAGGTAATTAAATTCACTTTATTGATTTATGACATGACAATGCACTACTTAAATTAAATTCAGTACATTTTTTAGTTGCAAGGTCTTCTCTAACCACAGTCTTGTGTAAAAGATCAGCACTATGCTTTTCAATATTCCTGCACCACATGTGTTTATCTCTTGATTAAGGAAAAGGATAAACCAGATGTTGTTAGTTATTTTTATCTTCTGTCTTTATTTGTGTTAGTCGTTTTTTACATAACCGGACAGTGACAGTGTGGCAATTAACACTCCTATGGAAATAATACTACTACTCTTTATGAAAGAATGCACCATGAGCTCT is a genomic window of Pseudochaenichthys georgianus chromosome 21, fPseGeo1.2, whole genome shotgun sequence containing:
- the tbr1b gene encoding T-box brain protein 1b, with the protein product MQVENCISPASDLSNKFMNVGSGFSSSDGSELSLQDHPIISASDNLERSSPLKKNSGEMTNQSEADNFPDSKDASGDVQRGKLSPGLHGVSDIRHNFDGSAGERCIFSPSTQPQSISAAPSAMFPYPTQHGPAHPAFSIGSPSRYMAHHPVITNGAYNSLLTNTSPQGYPAAGYPYAQQYGHTYQGGAFYQFSTAQAGLVPGKAQVYLCNRALWLKFHRHQTEMIITKQGRRMFPFLSFNISGLDPTAHYNIFVDVILADPNHWRFQGGKWVPCGKADTNVTGNRVYMHPDSPNTGAHWMRQEISFGKLKLTNNKGASNNTGQMVVLQSLHKYQPRLHVVEVSEDGTEDTSQPGRVQTFTFTETQFIAVTAYQNTDITQLKIDHNPFAKGFRDNYDTVYTGCDIDRLTPSPGDSPRSQIMPGARYAMHSSFLQDQFVSTYAKSRFHPGVGTCPGTERSVPLGNSLLSPQQTDEPTVATPPQRWFVTPANNRLDFAASAYDAADFAGNAATLLSYAAAGVKALPLPTAGCSNRPLGYYADPSGWGGRTPPQYCGVNSKPSAVFSCWPANSLGGRSGTNYLSEEGDPIPTERSPIGVSEEPKAKDMTSESNWIETPSSIKSIDSSDSGIFEQAKRRRISPSATPVSETVSPLKSELLAPRECEKNCTKDIGYYSFYPHS